Proteins found in one Kangiella sediminilitoris genomic segment:
- a CDS encoding AMP-binding protein → MSNQSIISIAFKHAKETDPLWRFPAESSQLRLSEILSDAEQYAAFLVSKGVTEQDRVGFVMGNSSTYIKLMLATWMLNAVAVPLRPQGGKYVKYEEYLTGIDEICDLQLLFHDPEIPAEVMAAWSEKSGKQVYSTCILEDSGQWGDVPTPVEPGKTDLAVLQFTSGSTGTPKGVMVTHKMVIEQLDQLHGNHYYSRQGRVVESAGSWLPLNHDMGLFIGFLLPIYDGCDNILSPTSFYMRNPGRWFRLMSEHGVDLNFTTNSVLFSSLKSIKRLVDKDVDLSKLHIYVAAEKVHPNILRKAQDLFGQLGMPAESFHIGYGMAENALGCTRTPHGTIKTLNVAITDDKVRLAKSSDKEVVELVSVGIPNVNHIITIRNDNDEILPDLTLGEINIVSDCVTPGYYNNPEATEQSVSGGRLRTGDLGFSHAGEFYFYSRKDDMLITNGRNIVPDDLEIAAEEIDGVGVGRTCLLGVENKETGVLELTLLVEEKQNISNEELGKKKLDIQSHLYQSCDVLITKVIFCERGTIEKTSSGKKRRKVIRQRYINNETNLVGTINECAA, encoded by the coding sequence ATGAGTAATCAGTCGATTATCTCAATAGCATTTAAGCATGCGAAGGAGACGGATCCGCTATGGCGATTTCCAGCGGAGTCGTCGCAGTTAAGATTGTCAGAAATACTAAGTGATGCTGAACAGTATGCGGCATTCTTAGTATCAAAAGGTGTTACTGAGCAGGATAGAGTTGGCTTTGTGATGGGTAACTCCTCAACTTACATAAAGTTGATGTTGGCCACATGGATGTTAAACGCTGTAGCAGTACCACTGAGGCCACAAGGCGGAAAATACGTTAAGTATGAAGAATACCTGACGGGTATCGATGAAATCTGTGATTTACAGTTATTATTCCACGACCCGGAAATACCTGCTGAAGTCATGGCCGCCTGGTCAGAGAAAAGTGGAAAACAAGTCTATTCGACCTGTATTTTAGAAGATTCTGGGCAATGGGGCGATGTTCCAACACCTGTAGAACCAGGTAAAACCGACTTAGCCGTTTTACAATTTACCTCTGGCAGTACCGGCACTCCCAAAGGAGTCATGGTGACTCACAAAATGGTGATTGAGCAGCTGGATCAGCTTCATGGAAACCACTATTACTCTCGACAAGGAAGGGTGGTTGAGTCTGCGGGTTCATGGTTGCCTCTTAATCATGATATGGGTTTATTTATAGGATTTCTATTACCCATTTATGATGGCTGTGACAATATTTTAAGTCCAACATCTTTCTATATGCGGAATCCTGGCCGTTGGTTTAGGTTAATGTCAGAGCACGGTGTGGATCTAAACTTCACTACAAACTCTGTATTATTTTCGAGCCTGAAGAGCATCAAACGTTTAGTGGATAAAGATGTCGATTTATCAAAACTACATATCTATGTCGCGGCTGAAAAAGTACATCCTAATATTTTAAGAAAAGCTCAGGATCTGTTCGGTCAGCTTGGCATGCCTGCTGAAAGTTTCCATATTGGCTACGGCATGGCGGAAAATGCGCTGGGTTGTACCCGAACACCTCATGGGACCATTAAAACATTAAATGTTGCTATCACTGATGACAAAGTCAGGTTGGCGAAAAGCTCGGATAAAGAAGTTGTCGAGCTGGTTTCAGTCGGCATTCCAAACGTAAATCACATTATCACCATTCGCAATGACAATGATGAAATTTTACCCGATCTGACTCTGGGTGAAATCAATATCGTTAGCGACTGCGTTACTCCCGGGTATTACAACAACCCCGAAGCTACGGAGCAGTCTGTTAGCGGAGGGCGTCTTCGTACGGGAGATTTAGGTTTTAGTCATGCTGGTGAGTTTTATTTCTACTCCAGAAAAGACGACATGCTCATCACCAATGGAAGAAATATTGTTCCAGATGATTTAGAAATTGCAGCAGAGGAAATTGATGGCGTTGGTGTCGGCAGGACCTGCTTATTAGGTGTCGAAAATAAAGAAACCGGTGTTTTGGAATTAACTCTACTGGTAGAGGAAAAGCAGAACATATCGAATGAAGAGCTGGGTAAGAAAAAACTCGATATTCAATCTCATCTCTATCAGAGCTGTGATGTGTTAATTACCAAAGTAATTTTCTGTGAACGTGGAACGATAGAAAAAACATCAAGTGGCAAGAAACGACGAAAAGTCATACGTCAACGTTATATCAACAACGAAACGAATTTAGTAGGGACAATAAATGAGTGTGCAGCATAA
- a CDS encoding aminotransferase class III-fold pyridoxal phosphate-dependent enzyme, whose product MSVQHNYNNFCKPKLNKLLSALKLDKNYIKAEGNYLYTDDGKKVVDFVGGFGVSILGHNHPELIKEMTTTLQSNVAINSQCSVRSESANLAMVLNEYIDNGHNYKVNFSNSGAESVEAAIKHAYKVHFDKVRREYERITRILNDFYYKVEREGIEIELPGEENDLIDFRNDLDEYNLNQFESFQKSPVIAGLKGSYHGKTCSPLKVTFNKSYREGFEGLSSIQAAFVDHDKPQRLKEIVNELACEFYYPVLVGSKVEIHTLKITRVMAFIMEVLQGEGGIKPVPEKTLEQLAAIHGELKIPFILDEIQTGCGRLGSIYSYQDTALKSIAPEYITLSKALGGGLVKIGATLIRDDIYDQDFGILHTSTFAEDDLSSKVAIKALELLKANDSELLKRVNVQGEKLLNGFKELQQRYPEIIKNVRGKGLMIGVELTPLLTRSPFFRATGKQGVLSMLVASYLLEYHNIRLLAPLTTMLKGNPGKNRMSILRVQPPATITDEEIEALLSSFVEVLDIIQSNNEYLLVAHLIGQELSAEQRRSPVSMDVKWPFNEEQNHIDARTGFIVHPTKVQHLIDYFFPSFERYDWSESAMKGWWNNIARFLEPVHVKRNYITSRDFILENNLVFVPYLPEYLVEGKAAYLEQEVRDKVQDAVTIAKELGDDNIPVSIIGLGAYSSIVTNNGITVNDYESPITTGNAYTAALTLQGMMFAANNVEPPIDITQAEVSVVGAAGNIGSVLSQILSLQVGRLCLVGSGSSTSELRLKYARKTCLAEIIKAIKTEHDNGISFEETQLQGVGRLVYDLILNSEHSQQLRFYNDLLEQSDVDYLSKQLDTILSNNHAEQYEQMFVIRSDFSHLKSSDIVVVATNSPDEELIKPEMVRPGAVVCCASVPSNLSQSFEQETQNYLAFDGGLSALPEQSEIKFVGMPENGLAYGCLAETLILGFEGQNHSFCKGPLSSEHVYQVISMAEEHGFELGNLKLNNNVLLNTKDSATVNA is encoded by the coding sequence ATGAGTGTGCAGCATAACTACAACAATTTTTGTAAACCAAAATTAAATAAGCTGTTGTCGGCTTTAAAGCTAGACAAAAATTATATTAAAGCTGAAGGAAATTATCTTTACACCGATGACGGTAAAAAAGTAGTAGATTTTGTCGGTGGATTTGGTGTTTCTATTTTGGGACATAACCACCCTGAACTGATTAAAGAAATGACAACTACGCTTCAGAGTAATGTGGCTATTAACAGTCAATGCTCAGTAAGAAGTGAATCAGCTAATTTGGCCATGGTATTAAATGAATATATCGATAATGGTCATAACTACAAAGTGAACTTTAGTAATAGCGGAGCTGAGAGTGTTGAGGCTGCGATTAAACACGCTTACAAGGTGCATTTCGATAAAGTTCGTAGAGAGTACGAGCGAATTACTCGTATCCTCAATGATTTCTATTACAAAGTAGAGCGTGAAGGCATAGAAATTGAATTGCCGGGTGAAGAAAATGATCTGATAGATTTCCGTAATGATTTAGACGAGTACAACCTAAATCAATTTGAATCCTTTCAAAAGTCACCGGTAATCGCAGGACTTAAAGGCAGCTACCATGGAAAGACATGCTCTCCTCTGAAAGTGACATTCAACAAATCTTATAGGGAAGGATTTGAGGGCTTATCCTCTATACAGGCTGCTTTTGTCGACCATGATAAACCTCAACGCCTAAAGGAAATTGTAAACGAGCTCGCTTGTGAGTTTTACTACCCGGTGCTGGTAGGAAGTAAAGTCGAAATCCATACACTGAAAATAACTCGAGTGATGGCATTTATCATGGAAGTGTTACAGGGAGAAGGTGGAATAAAGCCAGTTCCCGAAAAAACGTTGGAACAGTTAGCGGCAATACACGGTGAGCTAAAAATTCCATTTATCCTTGATGAAATTCAGACGGGTTGTGGGCGACTGGGAAGTATTTATAGTTATCAGGATACCGCCTTAAAATCTATTGCACCTGAGTATATAACTTTAAGTAAAGCGCTCGGTGGTGGATTAGTCAAAATCGGTGCTACATTAATCCGTGATGATATCTATGATCAGGATTTTGGAATATTACATACCTCTACTTTTGCTGAAGATGATTTGTCGTCCAAGGTTGCAATCAAAGCGTTAGAGTTGTTGAAAGCTAATGACAGTGAGCTGTTAAAGCGGGTTAATGTACAGGGTGAGAAATTACTGAATGGCTTTAAAGAGCTTCAGCAGCGTTACCCTGAGATTATCAAAAATGTTCGTGGTAAAGGTTTAATGATTGGCGTTGAGCTAACACCTTTGTTAACACGCTCACCTTTCTTTAGAGCAACTGGAAAGCAGGGCGTACTATCCATGTTAGTAGCCAGCTATTTACTTGAATATCACAATATTCGTTTACTGGCGCCTTTAACTACTATGTTGAAAGGTAACCCGGGTAAGAACCGAATGTCTATTCTTCGAGTTCAACCGCCGGCTACAATTACTGATGAAGAAATTGAAGCGTTACTGAGTTCATTTGTAGAAGTGCTGGATATTATTCAAAGCAATAATGAGTATTTACTGGTTGCCCATTTGATTGGTCAAGAGTTATCTGCTGAACAACGTCGCTCGCCAGTTAGCATGGATGTTAAATGGCCATTTAATGAAGAGCAAAACCATATTGATGCACGCACAGGATTTATTGTTCACCCAACCAAAGTGCAGCATCTGATCGATTACTTCTTTCCATCTTTCGAACGTTATGATTGGTCAGAGTCAGCCATGAAAGGATGGTGGAATAATATCGCCCGATTCCTGGAGCCGGTGCACGTAAAGCGAAACTACATTACCTCCAGAGATTTCATTCTGGAGAATAATCTGGTTTTTGTTCCTTATTTGCCAGAATATCTGGTTGAGGGTAAAGCTGCATATCTGGAACAGGAAGTAAGAGATAAAGTGCAGGATGCTGTAACCATTGCCAAGGAACTGGGAGATGACAACATACCTGTATCAATCATTGGCTTGGGAGCATATAGCTCTATCGTGACCAATAATGGTATTACGGTTAATGACTATGAATCACCTATCACTACGGGTAATGCTTATACAGCCGCTTTAACATTACAGGGCATGATGTTTGCTGCAAATAATGTGGAACCACCGATTGACATAACACAGGCTGAAGTTTCTGTGGTCGGTGCAGCGGGTAATATTGGATCCGTTCTTTCTCAAATTTTATCACTTCAGGTGGGCCGCCTTTGCCTGGTCGGTAGCGGCAGCTCAACCAGCGAATTACGTTTAAAGTATGCTCGTAAAACCTGCTTAGCAGAAATTATTAAAGCAATAAAAACAGAGCATGATAATGGTATCAGTTTTGAGGAAACTCAGCTTCAGGGTGTAGGCCGTCTAGTTTACGACCTTATCCTGAACTCTGAGCATAGCCAGCAACTGAGATTTTATAATGATCTTTTAGAGCAGTCAGACGTTGACTACTTAAGTAAACAGCTGGATACCATTTTAAGTAATAACCATGCCGAACAGTATGAACAGATGTTTGTCATTCGTTCAGACTTCAGTCATTTAAAGTCCAGCGATATTGTGGTTGTCGCAACTAACTCTCCTGATGAAGAGTTAATCAAACCTGAGATGGTACGTCCTGGCGCTGTAGTTTGCTGTGCTTCTGTTCCGTCAAACTTAAGCCAGAGCTTTGAACAGGAAACTCAAAATTACCTGGCTTTTGATGGTGGCCTCTCTGCTCTTCCCGAGCAGTCTGAAATTAAGTTTGTGGGTATGCCTGAAAATGGTCTGGCCTATGGCTGTCTGGCAGAAACATTAATTCTTGGTTTTGAAGGGCAAAACCACTCCTTCTGTAAAGGCCCGTTAAGTTCTGAGCATGTATATCAAGTCATTTCCATGGCTGAAGAACATGGTTTTGAATTAGGAAATTTAAAATTGAATAACAATGTACTTCTTAACACGAAAGATAGTGCAACCGTAAACGCATAA
- a CDS encoding AMP-binding protein, which yields MFQFSTFKKKDTSFKVYNSIDSVADIFDEQMLSYSKSIAIRYDNGTTYEYLNFEEYRQNIKAMIQFLATQECEQKVIATLCKNRPEWDMTSMATFYTGNIIFPLDTKTNDVELKHLLTMNAPEYILTPRSQLERVRGFIEELELPTTIILANSYEVFEDLGFEPAGLKDGELSTKAIVEQSDDNVTVVSSPLLKQKDTVLGHYPTSGTTSLPKIVQITHGNIVAEVNEAVDVINLRSNEEVLNIGPYTHIATLVEFLMTKTRGFTVTYFTREPDEDEVLEDEIKKLKKLGIRIKALMAVPKFWIYVLKELLEEMKDKPVLRNLYNYLISIEKNANLHDIGTLDKAKLTAMRTLLRNKLGGYFSYGVSSSMKLDGALVEIFGKLGITVIDIYGATEACGIIARNKLNDVKAGSCGKIIKPLQYRLANMVDIPGMKQEVGELQIKGDTIMHSYLGMEKSAHLDEDGYYSTGDLCWLDDEGYLYIVGRQKELTLWDDGTYIDPQHLSNIMVRSIFIKDALVTRLNPDDDYLSVYVYPDYKRLQKDKEYQEDLKAGLSAQEALRKRIEEAIDYAQSIVDITPELSKKTIYILPKALERTPTHKIKFLFELERLHLAEEI from the coding sequence ATGTTTCAGTTTAGTACATTTAAGAAAAAAGATACTTCGTTCAAAGTCTATAATTCAATTGATAGCGTTGCCGATATTTTTGATGAACAGATGCTGTCATACAGCAAGTCTATTGCTATTCGTTATGACAATGGTACGACGTATGAATACTTGAACTTCGAAGAGTATCGTCAAAATATTAAAGCCATGATTCAATTCCTGGCAACTCAGGAGTGTGAGCAAAAAGTTATTGCCACCTTGTGTAAAAACCGCCCGGAATGGGACATGACGTCGATGGCGACATTTTACACGGGTAACATCATTTTCCCTTTAGACACAAAGACCAATGATGTTGAGTTAAAGCATTTATTAACAATGAATGCCCCTGAATATATTTTAACTCCACGTTCTCAGCTGGAGCGGGTTCGTGGATTTATTGAAGAGCTTGAACTACCGACGACGATTATTTTGGCCAACAGTTATGAGGTTTTCGAAGACCTTGGATTTGAGCCTGCTGGGCTAAAAGATGGTGAGCTATCGACTAAGGCTATTGTCGAGCAGTCTGATGACAATGTAACCGTGGTTTCGAGTCCGCTGTTAAAGCAAAAGGATACCGTATTAGGGCACTACCCAACGTCGGGTACCACCAGCTTGCCAAAAATCGTTCAAATTACTCACGGCAATATCGTTGCGGAAGTTAACGAAGCGGTTGATGTTATTAATCTTCGCTCGAATGAAGAAGTACTGAATATTGGTCCTTATACCCATATTGCGACCTTGGTTGAGTTTCTGATGACTAAAACCAGAGGTTTTACAGTGACCTACTTCACTCGCGAGCCGGATGAAGATGAAGTTCTTGAAGATGAAATTAAGAAACTCAAAAAGTTAGGCATACGTATTAAAGCCTTGATGGCAGTTCCTAAGTTCTGGATTTACGTTCTAAAAGAGCTACTGGAAGAAATGAAGGATAAGCCAGTACTGCGTAACTTATACAACTACCTCATCAGCATCGAAAAGAATGCCAATCTTCATGATATCGGTACGCTTGATAAAGCCAAGTTAACGGCTATGAGAACTTTGCTGCGAAATAAGCTTGGTGGCTACTTTAGCTATGGGGTTTCATCCTCTATGAAACTCGATGGTGCTCTGGTCGAAATATTTGGCAAGTTGGGTATTACTGTCATTGATATTTATGGTGCTACCGAAGCCTGCGGCATTATAGCCCGTAATAAACTTAATGATGTTAAAGCCGGTTCCTGCGGAAAAATTATTAAACCATTGCAATACCGTTTGGCCAACATGGTAGATATCCCTGGCATGAAGCAGGAAGTGGGTGAGTTGCAGATTAAGGGTGACACTATCATGCACTCTTACCTTGGTATGGAAAAGTCTGCCCATCTCGATGAGGATGGTTACTATAGTACGGGTGATTTATGCTGGTTAGACGATGAGGGATATTTATATATAGTCGGCCGTCAAAAGGAATTGACGCTTTGGGATGACGGTACTTATATAGATCCTCAGCACCTTTCCAACATTATGGTGCGAAGCATATTCATTAAAGACGCTTTAGTGACTCGCTTAAACCCGGACGATGATTATTTGAGTGTTTACGTTTACCCGGATTATAAACGCTTACAAAAAGATAAAGAGTATCAAGAAGATCTAAAAGCAGGTTTGTCTGCACAGGAAGCTCTAAGAAAACGTATTGAGGAAGCTATTGATTATGCTCAGTCAATCGTTGATATAACGCCAGAGTTGAGCAAGAAAACCATTTATATTCTGCCGAAAGCTTTAGAGCGCACTCCTACTCATAAAATTAAGTTCTTATTCGAGCTTGAGCGCCTACACTTAGCAGAAGAGATATAG
- a CDS encoding phosphopantetheine-binding protein: MTFLYKLIVLCQEYEIIPKDNIEQQLDADLLEAGIIDSMGVVLFQELLSEKFDIDVPTEKFIIELRTLRAISDYVQLQLTEEELELACA; the protein is encoded by the coding sequence ATGACATTCTTATACAAGCTAATAGTACTTTGCCAGGAATACGAAATTATCCCAAAGGATAATATCGAACAGCAGTTGGATGCCGATTTATTAGAGGCGGGTATCATAGACTCGATGGGCGTTGTTTTATTTCAGGAATTGCTCAGTGAAAAATTTGATATTGATGTGCCGACTGAAAAATTCATTATTGAACTTCGGACATTAAGAGCGATATCAGACTATGTTCAGCTCCAGCTAACGGAAGAAGAGTTGGAGTTGGCCTGTGCTTAA
- a CDS encoding 2Fe-2S iron-sulfur cluster binding domain-containing protein codes for MLKRFFQRKPAKELSCEIVNSGFAFDLEAKATILQSAMSAGIEMPHNCQVGSCKECCCKLVDGEIKSQVELDYLFDQSEIEAGYFLPCQSIAKSNLVIETLQPVESETSGIDAVIDSISDLTPKIKRLTLTTEKPIQPRAGQYCNLTIPQLEQYRSYSFSQQDDTDKRYSFDITLHDNGQVSLWLLNPENVGRKVGVSTPKGDFSLMREKGPLLCIAAGSGQGALLNILKQSTEKLAGRNVLFLCSTKSISEQYIEGELKGLSKTLNITHIPFITQSKVDGMTNVRQGRVTGHLKNELENWADNNPKDSDFREWSVLLCGAPGLIDNSLAILDQMGFDKKNISYDKYEISGG; via the coding sequence GTGCTTAAACGATTCTTCCAACGAAAGCCTGCAAAAGAACTCAGTTGCGAAATAGTTAACTCAGGGTTTGCCTTTGATTTAGAAGCAAAGGCAACCATACTTCAGTCGGCTATGAGCGCGGGTATTGAAATGCCGCACAACTGTCAGGTGGGGTCGTGTAAAGAGTGCTGTTGTAAGTTAGTTGATGGAGAAATTAAGTCACAGGTTGAACTGGATTACTTATTTGATCAAAGTGAAATTGAAGCAGGATATTTTCTGCCCTGTCAGTCGATAGCTAAAAGCAACTTAGTGATCGAAACACTTCAACCTGTGGAAAGTGAAACTTCAGGTATAGATGCTGTAATTGATTCAATTTCTGACTTAACGCCGAAGATCAAGCGCTTAACACTGACAACGGAAAAACCGATTCAGCCGAGGGCAGGTCAATATTGCAACCTAACAATCCCACAGTTAGAGCAATATCGCTCTTACTCATTTTCTCAGCAGGATGATACTGACAAACGCTATTCATTCGATATAACGCTTCACGATAACGGCCAGGTCTCCCTCTGGCTTTTAAACCCAGAAAACGTTGGTAGAAAAGTTGGTGTGTCTACTCCTAAAGGTGACTTTTCCCTTATGAGAGAAAAGGGTCCTTTATTGTGTATAGCTGCTGGAAGTGGTCAGGGTGCGCTATTAAATATTCTGAAGCAGAGCACTGAGAAGCTAGCGGGACGTAATGTGCTTTTTTTGTGTAGTACCAAAAGTATAAGTGAGCAGTATATCGAAGGCGAGCTGAAAGGATTATCCAAAACTTTAAATATCACTCATATCCCATTTATTACTCAATCGAAAGTAGATGGCATGACGAATGTTAGACAGGGAAGGGTAACGGGACATCTTAAAAATGAGCTGGAGAATTGGGCTGACAATAATCCAAAGGATAGTGACTTTAGAGAGTGGAGCGTACTTCTATGTGGAGCACCGGGATTAATTGATAACTCTTTAGCAATATTAGATCAGATGGGTTTCGATAAAAAAAATATTTCATACGACAAGTATGAAATTTCTGGAGGGTAA
- a CDS encoding efflux RND transporter permease subunit gives MFLKFIERVSLKYSWLILIAALLISFAFGAGVKNFTFSNDYRDFFSEENPQLAEWEELQKVYSKTDNVLFALTFEQGDVFAPEKLKVIQELTEASWKVPHATRVDSITNFQDIKAQGDDLLVDDLVESGMTLDKQQLAYIQKVATEHPLLVNRLINPQGTTAAVNVTTLLSEKPRAQVQEIGDYVYQLADEFRAKYPNLQIHISGAVPYNYALTDASKEDLKSVMPLMYLAALVLLGLLLRTIGGVFATWIMILISLIASMGAAGWAGITLMAPSLSAPTIIMTMVVANCVHLLVTFYQKFKPGVDKKDAILETYKINISPVIVTNITTAIGFLTMNFSDVPPYRDLGNMVAGGLIFVVLFSLFVLPAIMNIFPLKPKKAKSQGGGVYAKLADFIVTKYKVVMLSFVFLATFMALGVSKLEFNDKFVEWLDDRYEFRQDSDFINDNLTGLYRLDWSLESGENNGISSPEYLQVLDGFTDWARSQEGVVHVHSMIDIFKEMNMKMHGGDPAYYRVPESKQLASQLLLVYELSLPKGLDLTNTVNISKSATKFVIRTSNMDSQELLALESRAEDWLVQNAPESMVSEAASTSILFANISKRNIQALLGGTLIALALISILLIAPLRSFKFGVMSLIPNLLPALLGFGIWGLLVGQVGLAISIVVGMTLGIVVDDTVHFLSKYLHYRRERNMTTPEAVKETIITVGPALFGTTVILAMGFAMLATSGFEINSQMGALTAITIVIAFIGDFFLLPCLMMLFDRSTQKVESEQPVVEQKPITETGS, from the coding sequence ATGTTTTTAAAATTTATTGAGCGGGTCTCTTTAAAATATTCATGGTTAATATTAATAGCCGCCTTGTTGATTAGTTTTGCATTTGGTGCGGGAGTTAAAAACTTCACCTTTAGTAATGACTATAGAGATTTTTTCAGTGAGGAAAATCCCCAGTTGGCAGAATGGGAGGAGCTACAAAAAGTCTACTCTAAGACAGACAATGTACTTTTTGCTTTAACCTTTGAACAAGGTGATGTTTTCGCTCCAGAAAAATTAAAAGTCATTCAGGAGTTGACCGAAGCATCTTGGAAAGTACCGCATGCCACTCGTGTAGATTCGATTACAAACTTTCAGGATATTAAAGCCCAGGGTGACGATCTGTTAGTCGATGATCTAGTCGAGTCTGGTATGACTTTGGACAAGCAGCAACTAGCTTATATTCAAAAGGTTGCAACAGAACACCCCCTTTTAGTAAATCGCCTGATTAATCCTCAGGGAACGACTGCCGCGGTTAATGTCACCACATTATTATCAGAGAAACCACGTGCTCAAGTACAGGAAATTGGTGATTATGTTTACCAGTTAGCCGACGAATTTAGGGCTAAGTATCCTAACCTTCAAATTCATATTTCCGGAGCTGTTCCTTATAACTACGCATTAACAGATGCTTCAAAAGAAGATCTTAAGTCTGTTATGCCGTTAATGTATTTAGCTGCGTTAGTATTGCTGGGTTTATTGCTACGAACCATCGGTGGTGTCTTTGCAACCTGGATAATGATTTTAATTTCATTGATCGCTAGCATGGGAGCTGCCGGTTGGGCAGGTATCACTTTAATGGCTCCCTCTCTGAGCGCACCGACCATTATTATGACTATGGTAGTGGCAAACTGCGTCCATCTACTTGTTACTTTCTACCAAAAATTCAAGCCTGGCGTGGATAAAAAAGACGCGATTCTGGAAACCTATAAAATCAATATATCCCCTGTGATTGTGACTAACATTACTACGGCGATTGGTTTTCTAACTATGAACTTTAGTGATGTTCCTCCTTATCGGGACTTAGGAAATATGGTTGCGGGTGGCTTAATTTTTGTAGTGCTTTTCAGCTTGTTTGTATTGCCTGCGATTATGAATATCTTTCCGCTTAAACCAAAAAAAGCGAAGAGCCAGGGTGGCGGAGTATATGCCAAGCTAGCTGACTTTATCGTGACTAAATATAAAGTCGTGATGCTGTCTTTTGTATTCCTGGCGACTTTTATGGCACTAGGTGTTAGCAAGCTAGAGTTTAACGATAAGTTTGTTGAATGGCTTGATGATCGCTATGAGTTCAGACAGGACAGTGACTTTATTAATGATAATTTGACTGGCTTATACCGTCTGGACTGGTCTTTAGAGTCAGGCGAAAACAATGGCATTTCTTCTCCTGAATACTTGCAAGTTCTAGATGGTTTTACTGACTGGGCAAGAAGCCAGGAAGGTGTCGTTCATGTCCACAGCATGATAGATATTTTCAAAGAAATGAATATGAAAATGCATGGTGGAGATCCTGCCTACTACCGTGTACCTGAATCTAAGCAGTTGGCTTCACAGTTATTACTGGTTTATGAACTGTCTTTACCTAAGGGACTGGACTTAACTAACACTGTTAACATTTCCAAGTCGGCAACCAAGTTTGTGATACGAACCAGTAATATGGATTCACAGGAGCTTTTAGCGCTGGAGAGCCGAGCCGAGGACTGGTTAGTTCAAAATGCGCCTGAAAGCATGGTTAGTGAAGCTGCCAGTACCAGTATTTTATTTGCCAACATTTCTAAGCGAAACATTCAGGCTTTATTGGGTGGAACGTTAATTGCTTTGGCACTTATCTCTATTCTGCTTATAGCGCCTTTAAGAAGCTTTAAATTTGGTGTAATGAGTTTAATTCCCAATTTATTGCCAGCACTTCTTGGTTTTGGAATCTGGGGGCTTCTGGTTGGCCAGGTTGGTCTTGCAATATCAATTGTAGTAGGCATGACACTGGGTATTGTGGTTGACGATACGGTGCACTTCTTGAGCAAGTATCTGCATTATCGACGCGAACGAAATATGACAACACCCGAGGCCGTTAAGGAAACTATTATTACGGTAGGGCCTGCTCTGTTTGGCACTACGGTGATCCTAGCTATGGGCTTTGCCATGTTAGCAACTTCAGGTTTTGAGATTAATTCCCAGATGGGGGCTTTGACAGCCATCACTATTGTTATTGCATTTATCGGGGACTTTTTCTTATTGCCATGCTTAATGATGCTGTTTGATCGCTCTACGCAAAAAGTGGAGAGCGAGCAGCCGGTAGTTGAACAAAAACCTATAACCGAAACTGGTTCTTAA